CTCCCTCCTCCTCGCTATGGAGTGCGTGGGCTGGTTCCACATGCTGGGTAAGTGCCGCGCCGAGTTCCTTCGTAAATACGGAGGCCAGAAGACAGATTACGACGACCTGCGTTGGTTTGCCAAGGAATCGCCACCGTTCCCGTGGGACGACCTCCTCAGCTGGTTGAGGAGAGCCTATCCTCAGCTAGGCGGTCTGAACCCGTGGCCAGAGAGCTTCACGGAGTTTGTTGAGAAGCATCGCGAGAGCAACTCCGGCCTCCTCGGCCTGCTGCAAGCAGGGCACGGGATGGCCTCGGGGATCGAGAAGCAGAGCTACGCTGAGAACACTGTCAGGTATCTCGCCCAGGACGCGACCCACATGTGGATCGCCTCTCCGTTCGGCCAGCCGCGGCGGAACCTCCTAGCAGACCCGCCCGACGTGCTCACAGCCAGTGGCTGGGCGCGGCTCGTCGGCGAAGCCCGCCGGGTGCTGGAAGAGCTTCAACAACTGGGCAGCAACAAAAACACGAATCTCGATACCTGGTGGAACTGGCGGGACAGCGCGATTGGGCCGCGGGCCTTCATTCGCTCGGCGCTCGCCTCGACTGTCGCCGAGACCAGGCTTCCGAACAACGACGTAACGGTCTGGGACCAGTCCTACGTCGCCGCAGCGCTGTTCAAGAGCGCCGTGGCCGGTGTGATCCTCGAGGGCTCGGCCCTCCCCTGGTCTGACGGCAGGATCAAGCACAAGACCCGTTGGCGCCTCCTCACCGTGGGCATGGGTGCGGACCACTACGAGGCGCGGGCCGTGCGAATCGGCGACTGGACCGGGGCACGCCTTGCTCTGGACAGGTTCTTCTCGGACGTCCGCCGGCTCGTGGAAGTGGATCTTGCCGTCGGTTCGGTGCTCTACGTCGATGGTTCGATGCACGTGTTCTCGTTCCCGGGCGAACGGGACGATGGCGGCGGAGCAATCGAGGAGAGCGAGTGGCGGGACTGGCTAAGGGGAGAGATCGACGGACTCGCTCGGAAGCTCGATTTGGAGACGCCCCCGCACTGCGACCTGAGCGCTCCCACACGGTCGCTGGTGCCGATGACGAACGCGATCACCGCGACACGCTGCCGGCTCGCGTTGCCGGTTCACCGACCGTGGACCGTTGCCCCGAGTGGACCAGCGACACCCGGCCACACGTGCCCCGTCTGTCTCGTGCGCCCGAACGGAGATCCGACGGACAAGCAGAAGCCCTGTGCTCCGTGCCGTGACCGTCGCAATCACCGTCTCCGGGCATGGCTCGAGGGGCAGCTCGGCGACGACACCATCTGGATTACTGAAGTGGCGGATGGGAACGATCGGCTGGCACTTCTCACACTGAGCCTCGACATCGAACCGTGGCTCGACGGCACGCGGGTCGACGCATTGCGCGCCCAGGCGGCTCCCGAATGGCGGCGCCACAACCAGGTCCTGGGGAACACCGCGAACCCGGTTGACACGGACCGGCCCTTCGAGAGCCTCATTCAGTATGTCAAGAGTCAGCTCGGTGCGTTCAACCGAAAAGACCCGGTGTTGAGCAGCCTCCAGGAGGGCTACCGCCACGAGAGCGACTGGCGGACGTTCTTCTCGAAGATCGTCGAGGACCGTGCGAAGGCCCCAGCCTGGGACGAGCTGGATGACAGCGGGCGCGCCCGCTGGATCGTGCACCAGCTCTTCCGCAAGCTACCGTCGCCGGGCCGCGTGTATCGATTCTGGCGGGAAAGCGAGGCGTTCTTCGGTCGGCTTCTCGCACGTTTTCGCGAGGAGGCCGCGGCCGACGCGAATCGGTGGCGGGTGCGACGTCTCGAACTCGAGGCTGGCAACGGGTCCAGTACGGTCTGGCAGGAAGGGGAGGTATACAACGGCCGGCTGGGCGAGGCACCGGTGAGCGTGCTGTACCGGGAGGGCCGATTCGTCACAGTTTGCAACTTGTCTCGGCTGCTCCGCAACGAAGCGGCGGCCGATGGCCTTCGAGGAAAGGTAGTCGAGTTGCGCGGTGACGACCATGACCAGGTGATGGAGCTCGTGGTCAACCGCATTCGCGAGGTGCCGAGCAGACTCGGCACCTACCATCCCGTTATCCCTCTTGAGCTGAGCCCCTTGCGCTTCCGCGTCCTCGTGCCGCTCGAAGCAGCGTCGCGGTGCGTGGACCTTGCCTACAACAATTGGAAGCAGGAGATGTCGCGTGTATGGGACCGGCTGCCGCTGCGGATCGGGGTCGTTGCCTTTCCCCGCATGGTGCCGTTCCAGGCCGTAATCGAGGCGGCGCGGTCACTGGAGCACATTCTGCACGCGGCAGCGGACGAGATCTGGCGAGTAGCCGAGCGCGAGGTGCGCGAAGGGGTCGTCAGCCTCCGCCTCGTCCGCCCCGACGGGGAGACCGAGCTCCGTGCCGTTCCCGTCAGCCTGCCCGATGGGCGCCGCGACGTGTTCTACCCGTACGTCCGAGTGAGTGATCGGCGCCTTCGCGCACCGCTCGACTTCGGGAATCCGCAGGACGGCCGGATCTACCGCCACGTGCAGGATGTATGGCCTGGTGATGGCATGGTCGTCGCTCCCGCTCGCATCGCCACCGTGTTCCTCGAAAGCACTGGGCGGCGCTTCGAGCCGGTCCTGCCCCGCCCGCTCGCGGCCTGGGACCGCATGCAGGACGTCTGGCGCCTCCTTGAGCGCTCGGGGCCCAGCCAGGCGGCGCTTCGTGGGGCGTGGTCGGAACTCGCCGAGCGTGCCGAGGCGTGGCGTGGGCCCGATGGCGGTTGGCTTCCCGGCGGACGCGAAGCTTGGCTCGCGCTCGCCCGCGCGCTGCTCGGAGAGCGCCTCGATGTTGGCGGCGCTGCGCTCGACCACCTCGTCGAGGCGGCAGCCGACGGTACGCTCGAATGGGCCATCGAGTGGCACGTGGTCACCCTGAAGCAGAGGATCCGGGAGGTGGCTCATGCCTGATACGGCCAGAAGCTTTCAGGTATCTCGGTACGTCGGGTTGGCGCTCGATCCGATTCATGTAGGCACGGGCGGGAGCCGGCTCGGCCGGGTGGACCTCACGATCGTGCGGGATCCGGTGACGCGGGTCCCCAAGATCCCCGGGTCCAGTCTTGCCGGTGTGCTGCGTGCGTACGCCGCGATGGCGCAGCAAGACAAGCATCCCAACCGCCAGGTTAACGGCAAGCAGAAGCCGTACTATCCCGACTGTGCGGGCCAAGGCCAGCCGAAGCAGGACGGAACGGGCGGCCACTGCGGCCAGCCGGACTGTCCGATCTGTACTGTCTTCGGCTTCGCACGCGGGGATGCTGGCGGCTTCGCCGGCCTCGCGGCCTTCAGCGATGCGCACGTCCTGCTCTTTCCCGTGGCGACGCGCGAGGGGCCGGTCTGGGTGACCTGCCCCGACTCTCTGCGTGACATCATTGGACAGCCGGTGGAAGCAGACGGGGAGGCGATCTACCGCGAAGTGGACGGCTCCCCACTGAACCTGGGCTGGCTGATGCTGCCGGTCAAGAAGCTGGGCGTCTGGGACTCGATCACGCAAGCGCTGAAGGCTCGGGGTGTGACCGAGGAGATCACGCGCGCCCTCGCTGTCGTCTCCGACAAGCTTTTCAGCCACGTGGTGAACAGCAACCTCGAGGTGCGCACGTCCGTATCCATCGACCCAGGGACGGGTGCGGCCGAGGAAGGTGCGCTCTTTACCTACGAGGCGATTCCCCGGGGCACTGTACTTTCTTGGACTGTTACCTGTCGAGATCCCAAACACTTCCGGATCGGGAATCAAGCAGTCACTGCAGTAAGGAGCCCTGAGGAGGTCCATGGCGTCGTACGGAGGGCATCTACTTACCTCGAGCATTTGGGTATCGGCGGCATGGGTACGCGGGGCATGGGGCGGCTACGGGTGCTTCAAGGCGGTGCACAGCACATAGGGGAGGCGTTGTGATGGAAAACCTCGACCTCGCATGCGCTGAGCTGGGCTCCGCTCTGGCGACGATTGGTGGGGTGGAGGAGAAACTCCTGATCGATGCGCTCTCTGTGCTCGAGGAGCAGGGGCCGTATGCGTTCTTCCTGTATCTGAAGGCACGCGGGGGGAAGCCCGGGGGAGCGATCAGCCAGAAGTGCTATGAGTTTCTGAGGACCCATCCGACAGAGCGCGCTCTGCTTCGCGGCGACGAACGTGACGCCCTTGCTCACGTACGGGCCTCACTGGCCGATGACCTTGACGGTCTGCTCCTCGCCCGCGATCTTTTGCGCCAGGCGTTGATCTACGCTTGCTACCACTCGAGGACTCGCGGCGGGTTGAGGCGCGGCCGATGATCTGGAGGTTGCACCGCTGGGTCTGGAAGCTTCAGGGGCCGCTTTCCGTCGGCATGGCGCCCGCAGGGGCGCTGAACCGGTGCCGCCTCTACGTACCTGCTCGCGCGGTCTGGGGTGCCTGTACGACCGAGCTGGCGCAGAGCCGCCCGGCCGACTTCATCGAAGCGGGCAAGAAACTGCTCGAGCGCGCCCGATTCAGCTACCTCTTTCCGGCGGAATGGGACGGCCGGTCCTGGAGCGCCTGGCTTCCTCGCTTCAGGGAGGGACACGGCCTTACGTGGGCGCGCGAGGACGACCGCGACGGGCAACAGCCCGTCGCGGATCGCGACTTCCGGTTCCATCTGCTGGAGGCACGCCCCGGAACCGCTATCGATCCCGAGTCGGACAGTGCGGCTGATGGCAGCCTGCGCGAGACCGAGTGCATCACGCGAAGGTGGAGAAGGGGGCGCGGTGAGGTCGCGCTCGTTGGCTACGTCTTCACGAAGAACGATATCGACCTGGGCTCGGTCGACTCGCTCTTCCTCGGCGGCGACACGCGCTACGGGCTCGGTGCCATCAAGCGTGAGGGTTTCGATCCGACAGGCAGTTTCTTCGGCGCGCAGATATCGCTCGAAGACGAGGATCCCAGCGTTGAGACCAATCGGGTACTCGGCCACGCGACCACGGACGCCTCCATGCTTGGCGCGCTCGAGCATGTCGCCGGTTGGGATCGTTCCCGCGCTGGGCTCCGGTCGATCCGCGCGAAGCCGCTGTGGGTTCCGGGCACGGCGACGCCGGACAACGCACCGAGGCGATGGTGGATCGGGGACGATGGGATTTGGCGGGACCACCGGAGGGGGGGCGAGCGCGAGTGAAGGACCTCGTGTGGACGTTTGGGAGCTTCTTCGACGCCCTGTGGGGCCAGGACCCCTTCCCCTGGCAGCAGATGCTGGCCGAGCGCGTGGCAGCCGGGGAGTGGCCATTAGCCCTGGATCTGCCGACCGCCTCGGGCAAAACCGCATGTCTCGACATCGCCGTCTATGCTCTGGCGACCCAAGCATACCGCCCGCTCGCCGAGCGTACCGCACCACGCCGCATCTGGTTCGTCGTGGACCGGCGGATCGTCGTGGACGAGGCCTTTGAGCGCGCCCAAACCATCTCCGAGAGACTGGCCACGGCCACTGGCGGGTCGCTCAAGGAGGTCGCCGACCGACTGCGGGCGCTGAGCGGCACCAAACGCCCGCTGGCCGTTGCCCGACTCCGCGGTGGGATCTTTCGCGACGACGGCTGGGCGCGGATTCCCTCGCAGCCCGCGATCATCACCTCCACCGTCGACCAGCTCGGCTCGCGGCTCCTGTTCCGAGGCTATGGACACAGCCTGCTCGCGGCTCCCATCTTCGCCGGCCTCGCGGCGAACGACAGCCTGATCATCCTCGATGAGGCCCACTGCGCCGTGCCCTTCATGCAAACTCTCGAGGCTATCGCCCGGTTCCGAGGGCCGAGGTGGGCCGAAGAGCCGCTGTCGTCACCGTTCGCCTTCGTGGTGATGTCAGCCACGCCGCCGCAGGGGATCCCGGCGGGAGCAATCTTTCCGGGCCACGAGCGCGAGCGGGCGCTCGACCACCCGAAGATTCACCGGCGGCTTCGCACGTCGAAGCTGGCCGAGCTTGTCACGGTCGGAGGCGAGCGCAAGAAGAAGAACGAGGACGGCGAGTCGGATGATCCGCTGGTCGCCGAGGCCGCCGCTCGCGCGGCGCAGTACCTGGCCGAGGGACGGCGCCGCGTGGCGGTCATGGTCAACCGCGTGCGGACCGCCGAAGCGGTCGCGGGAGTTCTCAGTGCAGCCCTTTCCGACCGCGCGGACGTGGTTCTCCTGACGGGGCGTTTCCGCCCCCTCGAGCGTGATGAGCTCGTCGAGCGGTGGATACGGTATCTGCGAGCGAGAGAACCGGAGGAACCCCAGCGCTCCGTCGTTGTTATATCCACCCAGTGCCTCGAGGTGGGTGCCGATTTCAGTTTTGACGCACTCGTTACGGAGTGCGCCAGCCTCGATGCGCTCCGCCAGCGGTTCGGCCGGCTGGCGCGTTTGGGCTCGGACGAACCACCGCCTGCAGCGATCCTCGTCCGCGAGGAGGACGTCGACCCTGACAAGCCGGACCCGATCTACGGGCTTGCCCTGTCGGAGACGTGGCAATGGCTCCGAGACGCGGTGGCCTCACAATCGAACGGCCGACAGGTCGTGGACTTCGGGGTCGATGCCTTGGAGGCGAGGGTACGGGATATTGACGACGTCTCCAGGCTGCTGGCCCCAACCGAGAACGCTCCAATGCTGCTCCCGGCTCACCTGGATCTCCTCTGCCAAACGGAGCCACCGCCTCATCCGGAGCCGGAGGTCTCCCTGTACCTGCATGGGCGTCCCGGTGCGGCTGAAGTCTTCGTCGTCTGGCGTTCCGACCTCTCACCGGACCA
The DNA window shown above is from Armatimonadota bacterium and carries:
- a CDS encoding CRISPR-associated protein Csx11 yields the protein MSAFTAPDKLREHRSLLLAMECVGWFHMLGKCRAEFLRKYGGQKTDYDDLRWFAKESPPFPWDDLLSWLRRAYPQLGGLNPWPESFTEFVEKHRESNSGLLGLLQAGHGMASGIEKQSYAENTVRYLAQDATHMWIASPFGQPRRNLLADPPDVLTASGWARLVGEARRVLEELQQLGSNKNTNLDTWWNWRDSAIGPRAFIRSALASTVAETRLPNNDVTVWDQSYVAAALFKSAVAGVILEGSALPWSDGRIKHKTRWRLLTVGMGADHYEARAVRIGDWTGARLALDRFFSDVRRLVEVDLAVGSVLYVDGSMHVFSFPGERDDGGGAIEESEWRDWLRGEIDGLARKLDLETPPHCDLSAPTRSLVPMTNAITATRCRLALPVHRPWTVAPSGPATPGHTCPVCLVRPNGDPTDKQKPCAPCRDRRNHRLRAWLEGQLGDDTIWITEVADGNDRLALLTLSLDIEPWLDGTRVDALRAQAAPEWRRHNQVLGNTANPVDTDRPFESLIQYVKSQLGAFNRKDPVLSSLQEGYRHESDWRTFFSKIVEDRAKAPAWDELDDSGRARWIVHQLFRKLPSPGRVYRFWRESEAFFGRLLARFREEAAADANRWRVRRLELEAGNGSSTVWQEGEVYNGRLGEAPVSVLYREGRFVTVCNLSRLLRNEAAADGLRGKVVELRGDDHDQVMELVVNRIREVPSRLGTYHPVIPLELSPLRFRVLVPLEAASRCVDLAYNNWKQEMSRVWDRLPLRIGVVAFPRMVPFQAVIEAARSLEHILHAAADEIWRVAEREVREGVVSLRLVRPDGETELRAVPVSLPDGRRDVFYPYVRVSDRRLRAPLDFGNPQDGRIYRHVQDVWPGDGMVVAPARIATVFLESTGRRFEPVLPRPLAAWDRMQDVWRLLERSGPSQAALRGAWSELAERAEAWRGPDGGWLPGGREAWLALARALLGERLDVGGAALDHLVEAAADGTLEWAIEWHVVTLKQRIREVAHA
- a CDS encoding RAMP superfamily CRISPR-associated protein — its product is MPDTARSFQVSRYVGLALDPIHVGTGGSRLGRVDLTIVRDPVTRVPKIPGSSLAGVLRAYAAMAQQDKHPNRQVNGKQKPYYPDCAGQGQPKQDGTGGHCGQPDCPICTVFGFARGDAGGFAGLAAFSDAHVLLFPVATREGPVWVTCPDSLRDIIGQPVEADGEAIYREVDGSPLNLGWLMLPVKKLGVWDSITQALKARGVTEEITRALAVVSDKLFSHVVNSNLEVRTSVSIDPGTGAAEEGALFTYEAIPRGTVLSWTVTCRDPKHFRIGNQAVTAVRSPEEVHGVVRRASTYLEHLGIGGMGTRGMGRLRVLQGGAQHIGEAL
- the cas3u gene encoding type I-U CRISPR-associated helicase/endonuclease Cas3 — encoded protein: MKDLVWTFGSFFDALWGQDPFPWQQMLAERVAAGEWPLALDLPTASGKTACLDIAVYALATQAYRPLAERTAPRRIWFVVDRRIVVDEAFERAQTISERLATATGGSLKEVADRLRALSGTKRPLAVARLRGGIFRDDGWARIPSQPAIITSTVDQLGSRLLFRGYGHSLLAAPIFAGLAANDSLIILDEAHCAVPFMQTLEAIARFRGPRWAEEPLSSPFAFVVMSATPPQGIPAGAIFPGHERERALDHPKIHRRLRTSKLAELVTVGGERKKKNEDGESDDPLVAEAAARAAQYLAEGRRRVAVMVNRVRTAEAVAGVLSAALSDRADVVLLTGRFRPLERDELVERWIRYLRAREPEEPQRSVVVISTQCLEVGADFSFDALVTECASLDALRQRFGRLARLGSDEPPPAAILVREEDVDPDKPDPIYGLALSETWQWLRDAVASQSNGRQVVDFGVDALEARVRDIDDVSRLLAPTENAPMLLPAHLDLLCQTEPPPHPEPEVSLYLHGRPGAAEVFVVWRSDLSPDQDGTWAETVALCPPVSGEMLQSLLWRVRSWLAEGAPPDDSPDVEGAETERDPVRDRIRPCLLWRGRDRSLVARKAGDIAPGDVVVVPASYGIAGLGHATNERGLGADGLDLWEAARDEAGQPPAVRLQRTVLAPWLACPPLADLIRLAETPGWDRGEIQDAIDAVLAYQPEGEGSPPAPPDWWRDLLGRARTGRLQDHPAGGIVVLGRPSSARGVVSEPDLFADDDDLASAADA